One window of the Thermodesulfobacteriota bacterium genome contains the following:
- a CDS encoding 2-phosphosulfolactate phosphatase gives MQIDVQLLPIPVPASSLSRKTVVVIDVLRATSVIVQAISQGALEILPVITVEEAFRRGSTFPEGTVLLGGERGSRKIDGFDLGNSPKEYLPEKVRGKRIVLTTTNGTRAFYSVMSAKEVLAGAFFNIGAVARRCVATGDDLLIYPSGDTGRFSLEDVVCGGMLIHRILSLGEKAELTDAGQAALILYRRFEADLTEAFRLSIHGRDLIGRGFEEDLPFCARIDVTEVVPVFREGAIRPLG, from the coding sequence ATGCAGATCGATGTCCAGCTCCTCCCCATCCCGGTTCCTGCCTCCTCCCTGAGCCGAAAGACCGTGGTCGTCATCGACGTCCTCCGGGCCACCTCCGTGATCGTCCAGGCGATCTCCCAGGGGGCCCTTGAGATCCTCCCTGTGATCACCGTGGAGGAGGCCTTTCGGCGCGGGAGCACGTTTCCCGAAGGGACCGTCCTCTTGGGAGGGGAACGGGGGAGCCGGAAGATCGATGGGTTCGACTTGGGAAACTCGCCCAAGGAGTATCTTCCGGAGAAGGTCCGGGGCAAGAGGATTGTCCTCACGACCACCAACGGGACGCGGGCCTTTTATTCGGTCATGTCAGCGAAGGAGGTCTTGGCCGGCGCCTTCTTCAATATCGGGGCGGTGGCCAGACGCTGTGTCGCCACCGGAGACGATCTCCTGATCTATCCCTCCGGCGACACAGGACGGTTCTCCCTCGAGGATGTCGTCTGTGGGGGGATGTTGATCCACCGAATCCTCTCCCTCGGGGAGAAGGCCGAGCTCACGGATGCCGGTCAAGCGGCCCTCATCCTCTACCGGAGGTTCGAGGCCGACTTGACCGAGGCCTTCCGCCTTTCCATCCATGGTCGGGATCTGATCGGCCGGGGTTTCGAAGAGGACCTTCCCTTTTGCGCCCGGATCGACGTGACCGAAGTCGTCCCCGTCTTTCGAGAAGGGGCGATACGGCCCCTTGGGTGA
- a CDS encoding transcriptional repressor codes for MKSNRWRALISGEGLKSTHQRAEIFEVFLNSEGHKNLAEIHALVVKRNPKIGYTTVYRTLKLLTRLGLAAERKFEGGETRYEPIQRGGHHDHLICLRCGKIVEFRDEGLEAIQNRIAKGHGFKIFHHRMELYGYCKPCLAHRSSLKHPGEAP; via the coding sequence ATGAAGTCCAACCGATGGAGGGCCCTGATTTCGGGAGAGGGGTTGAAGTCCACCCATCAACGGGCGGAGATCTTCGAGGTCTTCCTAAACTCGGAAGGGCATAAAAACCTGGCCGAGATCCATGCCCTGGTGGTGAAACGCAATCCGAAGATCGGCTACACCACGGTCTACCGCACCCTCAAACTCCTCACCCGACTCGGATTGGCCGCAGAGCGAAAATTCGAGGGAGGGGAGACCCGATACGAGCCCATCCAACGAGGGGGACACCACGACCACCTGATCTGTCTCCGGTGCGGAAAGATCGTCGAATTCAGAGACGAGGGCCTTGAGGCGATCCAGAACCGGATCGCCAAAGGCCATGGATTCAAGATCTTCCACCATCGGATGGAACTCTACGGGTATTGCAAGCCCTGTCTGGCCCATCGAAGTTCTCTCAAACACCCCGGAGAAGCGCCCTGA
- the feoB gene encoding ferrous iron transport protein B: MKKNPAPNPLEGRIILIGNPNVGKSVIFNYLTGKYVTVSNYPGTTVEVATGTLSLRGKKFQVIDTPGINSLIPTSEDEKVTRDILLQDVQEGPCHLVQVIDTKNLRRGLLISLQLLEMGLPFTVVLNMWDEAKSRGIEIDLKTLSRELGLPVLRAVATRKKGLEKIKEHVQQPGPVNTPSLSYTDLIEEGICRILPLLPETPIAKRSLALMLLSGDESLVQWLHRHLSPEEIAKIERIRQEVQASYQDPIGYLVNQVRLKKVDEMLSRVQTSSEVVPKTLSLFLGRLTIHPLWGIPVLLVVLFLLYQFVGVFGAKISVDFLEETLFGEWLLPPLIEFVRRTLPIQWVQDLLVGPYGIFTMALTYAIAIVLPIVGCFFLFFGLMEDSGYLPRLAVMTNRLFKKMGLNGKAVLPMVLGLGCDTMATMTTRILDTEKDRTIVTLLLALGVPCSAQLGVILGMFTGLPAFYVLLWGGLIATVIIVVGYLAAKVLPGEGSDFILELPPLRLPTLSNILVKTLARIEWYLKEAVPLFVLGTLLLFLLHQTGGLTFLEKVSTPLVVHLLGLPAKATEAFIVGFLRRDYGAAGLYMLAREGLLNPRQILVSLVTITLFIPCVAQFFMMIKERGLKTSLFITGFILPVAFGVGALLNFVMALVGR, from the coding sequence ATGAAGAAGAACCCAGCTCCCAACCCCTTGGAAGGCCGGATCATCCTGATCGGCAATCCCAATGTGGGGAAATCGGTCATCTTCAACTACCTCACCGGGAAATATGTCACCGTCTCCAACTACCCCGGGACGACCGTAGAGGTGGCCACGGGAACGCTCTCGCTCAGGGGGAAGAAATTCCAGGTCATCGACACCCCCGGGATCAATTCCCTCATCCCGACCTCCGAGGACGAGAAGGTGACGCGGGACATCCTCCTCCAGGACGTCCAGGAAGGGCCCTGCCATCTCGTTCAGGTCATCGACACCAAAAACCTTCGAAGGGGGCTTCTCATCTCCCTCCAGTTGCTCGAGATGGGGCTCCCCTTTACGGTCGTCCTCAATATGTGGGATGAGGCCAAAAGCAGGGGGATCGAGATCGACCTGAAGACGCTCTCCAGAGAGTTAGGCCTGCCGGTCCTGAGGGCCGTGGCCACCCGGAAAAAAGGGCTGGAGAAGATCAAGGAGCATGTCCAACAACCTGGGCCGGTCAACACCCCCTCCCTGAGTTACACGGATCTTATCGAAGAGGGCATCTGCCGGATCCTTCCCCTTCTGCCCGAAACCCCGATCGCGAAAAGGTCGTTGGCCTTGATGCTCCTCTCCGGAGATGAGAGCCTTGTGCAATGGCTCCATCGCCACCTCTCCCCGGAGGAGATCGCCAAGATCGAGAGGATCCGACAGGAAGTTCAGGCCTCATATCAGGACCCCATCGGATACCTCGTCAACCAGGTTCGCCTCAAAAAGGTGGACGAGATGCTTTCCCGGGTCCAGACCTCCTCCGAGGTCGTTCCGAAAACCCTCTCCCTCTTCCTCGGAAGGTTGACCATCCACCCCCTCTGGGGCATCCCCGTCCTCCTCGTCGTCCTCTTCCTCCTCTATCAATTCGTGGGGGTATTTGGGGCAAAGATCAGCGTCGACTTCCTGGAGGAGACGCTCTTTGGGGAGTGGTTGCTCCCGCCCTTGATCGAGTTCGTCCGACGAACCCTGCCCATCCAGTGGGTCCAGGACCTGCTGGTGGGGCCCTATGGTATCTTCACCATGGCCCTCACCTATGCGATCGCCATCGTCCTTCCGATCGTGGGCTGTTTCTTCCTCTTCTTCGGCCTGATGGAGGACTCCGGTTATCTGCCGAGGCTGGCGGTCATGACAAACCGCCTCTTCAAGAAGATGGGGCTCAACGGCAAGGCTGTCCTTCCCATGGTCCTGGGCCTCGGTTGCGATACGATGGCGACCATGACCACCCGGATCCTCGATACCGAAAAGGATCGGACGATCGTCACCCTTTTGCTGGCCCTCGGGGTCCCCTGTTCCGCCCAGCTGGGCGTCATCCTCGGAATGTTCACGGGCCTTCCGGCCTTTTATGTCCTCCTCTGGGGGGGGCTGATCGCCACGGTCATAATCGTGGTGGGATATTTAGCGGCCAAGGTTCTCCCTGGAGAGGGCTCCGATTTTATCTTGGAGCTCCCTCCCCTTCGTCTTCCCACCCTCTCCAACATCCTCGTCAAGACCCTCGCCCGGATCGAATGGTATCTGAAAGAGGCTGTCCCTCTCTTCGTCTTGGGGACGCTCCTCCTCTTTCTCCTCCATCAAACCGGTGGGCTGACCTTTCTCGAAAAGGTCTCCACCCCCCTGGTCGTCCACCTGCTGGGCCTCCCAGCCAAGGCGACCGAGGCCTTCATCGTCGGCTTCCTCCGGAGAGACTATGGCGCGGCCGGCCTCTACATGCTGGCCCGAGAGGGACTTCTCAATCCCCGCCAAATCCTCGTCAGCCTGGTGACGATCACCCTCTTCATCCCCTGCGTCGCCCAGTTCTTCATGATGATCAAAGAGAGGGGGCTGAAAACGTCTCTCTTCATCACGGGCTTCATCCTCCCCGTTGCCTTCGGGGTGGGTGCCCTGCTAAACTTCGTGATGGCCCTGGTGGGGCGATGA
- a CDS encoding 30S ribosomal protein S1, giving the protein MEALKEGPQEEKGPEEGATPYHRREETENFKTLYEESFKEITEGQILRGTVIEITPDHVTVDVGYKCEGQIPMEEFRKRNKKVDLKVGDSVDVYLEKKDEEGGFLILSKEKADRINIWKDVTRSFREGEVIEGEVVSKVKGGLSVDIGGIHAFLPGSQIDLKPVPNLDELIGQRFPFKVIKFNRKRNNIVLSRRVLLEEERRILREETLNRLQEGELVEGVVKNLTDYGAFVDLGGLDGLLHITDISWGRVGHPSEKLSVGDRLTLKVLHFDREKGKVSLGLKQTLPDPWNTALEKYPPGTRVQGKVVNITDYGVFVELEEGLEGLVHISEMSWGKKMKHPSKVVRQGDRVEVMVLDCDPVKRRISLGMKQVTPNPWEVIAEKYPPGMRISGKVKTITDFGIFVGVEEGVDGLVHVSEMSWTKKVKHPSELFKKGQEVEAVILSVDPKNERLSLSIKQLAPDPWKEVSRRYRKGEIVHGRVTNVTDFGAFVELEEGIEGLIHVSEISREKVERPSDVLKSGDSVTALVLHVDPQERRIGLSLKGLKERMEKSEVERYLSNQSGSLNSLGALIQEEMERRRLEGEGKKEGGSQS; this is encoded by the coding sequence ATGGAAGCTTTGAAAGAGGGTCCTCAGGAGGAGAAGGGACCAGAGGAAGGAGCGACCCCATACCATCGCAGGGAGGAGACGGAAAACTTTAAAACCCTTTATGAGGAGAGCTTCAAGGAGATCACGGAAGGCCAGATCTTGAGAGGGACGGTGATCGAGATCACGCCCGACCATGTGACCGTGGACGTGGGGTACAAATGCGAAGGCCAGATCCCGATGGAGGAGTTTCGAAAGAGGAACAAAAAGGTGGACCTCAAGGTGGGCGATTCCGTGGATGTCTATTTAGAGAAGAAGGATGAAGAGGGAGGATTTCTCATCCTCTCTAAGGAGAAGGCGGACCGGATCAACATCTGGAAGGATGTGACGCGGTCCTTCCGAGAGGGCGAGGTGATCGAGGGCGAGGTGGTCTCCAAGGTCAAAGGAGGGCTCTCGGTCGACATCGGCGGGATCCACGCCTTTCTGCCCGGGTCCCAGATCGACCTGAAACCGGTCCCAAACTTGGACGAACTGATCGGCCAGAGGTTCCCCTTCAAGGTGATCAAGTTCAACCGGAAGCGAAATAACATCGTCCTCTCCCGGCGGGTCCTCTTGGAGGAGGAGCGGAGGATCCTGAGAGAGGAGACCCTGAATCGACTCCAGGAGGGAGAGCTTGTGGAGGGGGTCGTTAAAAACCTGACCGATTACGGCGCCTTCGTCGATCTGGGCGGATTGGATGGCCTCCTCCATATCACCGACATCAGCTGGGGAAGGGTGGGACATCCCTCAGAGAAACTTTCGGTTGGAGACCGGCTGACCTTGAAGGTCCTCCACTTCGATCGGGAGAAAGGGAAGGTTTCGTTGGGTCTGAAACAGACCCTTCCGGATCCTTGGAATACGGCCCTGGAGAAGTATCCTCCGGGCACACGGGTCCAGGGGAAGGTCGTCAATATCACGGATTACGGGGTCTTCGTCGAACTCGAGGAAGGCCTCGAGGGCCTGGTCCATATCTCGGAGATGAGCTGGGGGAAGAAGATGAAGCATCCCTCCAAGGTCGTCCGCCAAGGCGATCGGGTGGAGGTGATGGTGCTCGACTGCGATCCGGTGAAGCGCCGGATCTCTCTCGGGATGAAGCAGGTCACCCCCAATCCCTGGGAGGTGATCGCAGAGAAATACCCCCCGGGCATGCGCATCTCAGGCAAGGTGAAGACGATCACCGACTTCGGGATCTTCGTCGGCGTGGAAGAGGGAGTGGATGGTTTGGTCCACGTCTCGGAAATGTCTTGGACAAAGAAGGTCAAACACCCCTCCGAACTCTTTAAGAAGGGACAGGAAGTCGAGGCCGTCATCCTGAGCGTCGATCCGAAAAACGAGCGCCTCTCCCTGAGCATCAAACAGTTGGCCCCAGATCCATGGAAAGAGGTGAGCCGGCGTTATCGGAAGGGCGAGATCGTCCATGGAAGGGTGACGAACGTAACCGATTTCGGCGCCTTTGTCGAACTCGAAGAAGGGATCGAGGGGCTGATCCATGTCTCCGAGATCAGTCGAGAGAAGGTGGAGAGGCCTTCCGATGTCCTCAAATCGGGCGATTCGGTCACCGCCCTCGTCCTCCACGTCGATCCCCAAGAGCGGAGGATCGGGCTGAGCCTGAAGGGCCTGAAGGAGAGGATGGAGAAGTCGGAGGTCGAACGGTACCTATCGAATCAGAGTGGGAGCTTGAACAGCCTCGGCGCGCTCATCCAGGAAGAGATGGAACGCCGCCGCCTGGAGGGCGAGGGCAAAAAAGAAGGGGGATCCCAAAGCTGA
- a CDS encoding DUF362 domain-containing protein, whose protein sequence is MARVSIVRCHRYEEAEVLKALRRSIDLLGGMGTFVHRGDRVLLKPNLLYGKRPECAVTTHPSIIKAVIQLVQEAGGLPFLGDSPAIGSAKSVAEKAGIQRVAEEMGCPIIEFNRPVPPSKRIGRIFKKIEIDQAVFEADVVINLPKWKTHGQMLLTLGVKNLFGCIPGTRKAMWHLKAGEDPYRFAQVLIDLYQIVQPRLTILDGILGMEGSGPNSGDPISLGLLLASPSSLSLDQVVCDLLGLPRRALLTNRVGLEQGIEAGEIRVVGEGIGRSKIDRFKLPSVGRTDWSLPSFLKKGLKNALQARPVLDSTSCVRCLQCVEVCPPGALRDGVKGLSIDEGRCIHCFCCQEVCPQGAIKIRPGWATRWLDGRSPRWPAGEGHPLRR, encoded by the coding sequence ATGGCCAGGGTATCGATCGTTCGATGTCATCGTTATGAGGAGGCCGAGGTCCTAAAGGCTCTCAGGCGATCCATCGACCTTCTGGGAGGGATGGGGACGTTCGTCCATAGGGGAGACCGGGTCCTCCTCAAACCCAATCTCCTCTACGGGAAGCGGCCCGAATGTGCCGTGACGACCCACCCCTCGATCATCAAGGCCGTCATCCAACTGGTCCAGGAGGCAGGAGGACTCCCCTTCCTCGGGGACAGCCCGGCCATCGGCAGTGCCAAAAGCGTGGCCGAGAAGGCAGGGATCCAAAGGGTTGCAGAAGAGATGGGGTGTCCCATCATCGAATTCAACCGGCCTGTTCCCCCTTCGAAAAGGATCGGAAGGATCTTCAAGAAGATCGAGATCGACCAGGCCGTCTTCGAGGCGGACGTCGTGATCAACCTTCCGAAATGGAAGACCCATGGCCAGATGCTTCTCACCTTGGGGGTCAAAAACCTCTTCGGTTGCATCCCGGGCACGAGAAAGGCCATGTGGCATCTCAAGGCCGGGGAGGATCCTTACCGGTTCGCCCAGGTCCTCATCGATCTCTACCAGATCGTCCAACCTCGATTGACCATCCTCGATGGGATCCTCGGGATGGAGGGCAGCGGACCGAACAGCGGCGATCCGATCTCCCTCGGACTCCTCCTGGCAAGTCCCTCCTCCCTCAGCCTCGATCAGGTGGTCTGCGATCTCCTCGGACTTCCAAGAAGGGCCCTCCTGACCAATCGTGTCGGCCTCGAACAGGGGATCGAGGCAGGGGAGATCCGGGTCGTGGGCGAGGGGATCGGGAGATCGAAGATCGACCGTTTCAAATTGCCGAGCGTGGGCCGGACGGATTGGTCGCTGCCCTCCTTTCTGAAGAAAGGCCTCAAGAATGCGCTCCAGGCCAGGCCGGTGCTCGATTCGACCTCCTGTGTCCGATGTCTTCAGTGTGTGGAAGTCTGCCCTCCAGGGGCCCTCAGGGACGGGGTCAAGGGGCTTTCGATCGATGAGGGCCGTTGCATCCATTGTTTCTGCTGTCAAGAGGTCTGTCCGCAAGGAGCGATCAAGATCCGGCCCGGATGGGCCACGAGATGGCTCGATGGAAGATCTCCTCGGTGGCCCGCCGGAGAGGGGCACCCACTTCGGCGATGA
- a CDS encoding pyridoxamine 5'-phosphate oxidase family protein gives MRRPERRMDQKVLQSLLRRSSVGRLATINRAGYPVIKPVNFIYMEGKLYLHSSPRGEKIADLRRGSPVCFELDEPIAYAPASGHACWAGYFYRSVFVKGKAKLLKDPAQKQRVLQRLMEKYQPEGGYGPIPPAELKKTAIVEISIEEMTGKEKLD, from the coding sequence ATGCGAAGACCGGAGAGAAGGATGGACCAGAAGGTCCTCCAATCCCTTTTAAGACGATCCTCGGTCGGAAGGCTGGCCACGATCAACCGGGCGGGCTATCCGGTCATCAAACCGGTGAACTTCATTTATATGGAGGGGAAGCTCTATCTCCACTCCTCTCCCCGGGGGGAGAAGATAGCAGACCTCCGGAGGGGGAGTCCTGTCTGTTTCGAACTGGACGAACCGATCGCCTACGCCCCCGCCTCAGGCCATGCCTGTTGGGCAGGATATTTTTATCGAAGCGTCTTCGTCAAGGGGAAGGCCAAACTCTTGAAGGACCCTGCCCAGAAGCAGAGGGTCCTTCAACGGTTGATGGAAAAGTATCAACCGGAGGGCGGATATGGTCCCATCCCACCGGCGGAGTTGAAAAAGACGGCGATCGTCGAAATATCGATCGAGGAGATGACGGGAAAAGAGAAGCTCGATTAG
- the ispH gene encoding 4-hydroxy-3-methylbut-2-enyl diphosphate reductase yields MKLLIAKSAGFCFGVKRAMEMALEATRRHRPPLYTLGPLIHNPQAVSYLETFGIEVRDRVEEIAQGTVILRSHGVSLTDLQRLKAKRKIRIVDATCPIVKEAHLHAKFLCRNRYALMIVGDPDHPEVEAIQSYLDGEVVVVRGSEEVSRMGPWKKLGVIAQTTQSFDRFRDVVRASLSRAKEVRVFNTICHATTLRQKEAVEIARKADCMIVIGGYNSANTRRLGEICREVQPATYAIETADEIRPEWLYKKEKIGVTAGASTPSWVIEEVVRALRNLHRKGR; encoded by the coding sequence GTGAAGCTGCTCATCGCTAAGTCGGCGGGGTTCTGTTTCGGTGTCAAGCGGGCGATGGAGATGGCCCTGGAGGCCACCCGGAGACATCGCCCTCCCCTTTATACCCTCGGGCCTTTGATCCACAATCCACAAGCCGTCTCCTATCTGGAGACCTTCGGAATCGAGGTCAGGGATCGAGTCGAAGAGATCGCCCAGGGGACCGTCATCCTCCGATCCCATGGGGTTTCCTTGACCGATCTTCAACGCCTGAAGGCCAAAAGGAAGATCCGGATCGTCGATGCCACCTGCCCTATCGTGAAGGAGGCCCACCTCCATGCGAAATTTCTCTGCAGGAATCGTTATGCCCTCATGATCGTTGGGGACCCCGACCATCCGGAGGTCGAGGCCATCCAGAGCTACCTCGATGGGGAGGTCGTCGTCGTCAGGGGCTCCGAAGAAGTGAGCCGGATGGGGCCCTGGAAGAAGCTGGGCGTCATCGCCCAGACCACCCAGTCCTTCGACCGATTTCGAGACGTCGTCCGGGCAAGCCTATCGAGGGCCAAGGAGGTCAGGGTCTTCAATACGATCTGTCATGCCACAACCCTCCGGCAGAAGGAGGCGGTGGAGATCGCCCGAAAGGCCGACTGTATGATCGTCATCGGGGGATACAACAGCGCCAACACCCGAAGGCTGGGAGAGATCTGCCGCGAAGTTCAACCCGCCACCTACGCCATCGAGACCGCGGACGAGATCCGCCCCGAATGGCTCTATAAAAAAGAGAAGATCGGGGTGACGGCAGGGGCCTCCACCCCCTCCTGGGTGATCGAGGAGGTGGTGAGGGCCTTAAGGAATCTCCATCGGAAAGGGAGATAG
- the truA gene encoding tRNA pseudouridine(38-40) synthase TruA yields the protein MIRKIKLLIEYDGTNYRGWQVQAQGETIQGVIEERLARILGEPVRLVGSGRTDAGAHACGQVAHFTTRKGLDLSSLHRALNSLLPEDILVLKVEEVDEAFHARRGVKSKIYEYRILNRPLRPVFDRFYAWHIPYPLDWEEVKRATQRLVGRHDFSAFRSTGSPAKSAIREVFRAEWREGGEGLMRFQIEANGFLKQMVRAIVGTLIEVGKGKIDAEGFQRVIDSKDRRMAGPTAPAHGLFLKEVKY from the coding sequence ATGATTCGGAAGATCAAGCTCTTGATCGAATACGACGGGACGAATTACCGGGGCTGGCAGGTCCAGGCCCAGGGCGAGACCATCCAAGGGGTGATTGAAGAACGACTGGCCAGAATTCTGGGGGAACCGGTTCGCCTCGTGGGATCGGGAAGGACCGATGCCGGAGCCCATGCCTGCGGTCAGGTCGCCCATTTCACGACCCGAAAGGGTCTTGATCTCTCCTCCCTCCATCGGGCCTTGAATAGCCTCCTTCCCGAAGATATTCTCGTCCTGAAGGTGGAGGAGGTGGATGAGGCCTTCCATGCGCGCAGGGGGGTCAAGAGCAAAATCTATGAGTACCGGATCTTGAATCGCCCCCTCAGGCCCGTTTTCGATCGCTTCTATGCCTGGCATATTCCCTATCCCCTGGACTGGGAGGAGGTGAAAAGGGCGACCCAGAGGCTCGTGGGGAGACATGACTTCTCCGCCTTTCGTTCCACAGGGTCTCCGGCGAAGAGCGCCATCCGTGAGGTCTTTCGAGCAGAGTGGAGGGAGGGAGGGGAGGGCCTGATGCGGTTTCAGATCGAGGCCAATGGTTTTTTGAAGCAGATGGTGCGGGCCATCGTGGGGACGCTCATCGAGGTCGGGAAGGGCAAGATCGATGCGGAAGGATTCCAGAGGGTGATCGATTCAAAAGACCGGAGGATGGCCGGGCCCACGGCCCCAGCCCACGGCCTCTTTTTAAAGGAGGTGAAGTATTAA
- the cmk gene encoding (d)CMP kinase has translation MCAEKRMIIAIDGPSGAGKSTAAKALAERLGYLYIDTGAMYRAVALEMRKRAIGTEDTRGLSQLLASIRLSFLNDGKGNRLLCNGEDVTEAIRTPEISRFASEISRSPMVREALVRIQREMGQMGGVVLEGRDIGTVVFPDADVKFYLDALPEERARRRHQELVGKGLSVGFEETLREVTERDRSDMSRSHSPLRKADDAYLIDSTDRSVEEVVEVMVRVIHEKRGSGEAAHR, from the coding sequence ATGTGTGCGGAGAAGCGAATGATCATCGCCATCGACGGGCCTTCCGGAGCGGGCAAGAGCACGGCCGCCAAAGCGCTGGCAGAACGGTTGGGCTACCTCTACATCGATACGGGTGCCATGTACCGGGCCGTCGCCCTCGAGATGAGAAAAAGGGCCATCGGGACGGAGGACACAAGAGGCCTCTCCCAGCTGCTCGCTTCGATCCGTCTCTCCTTTCTGAACGACGGGAAGGGGAATCGTCTCCTCTGTAACGGGGAGGATGTCACCGAGGCCATCCGCACCCCGGAGATCAGCCGGTTTGCCTCGGAGATCTCTCGAAGCCCAATGGTGAGGGAGGCCCTGGTCCGAATTCAGAGGGAGATGGGGCAGATGGGGGGCGTGGTCTTGGAGGGCAGGGACATCGGGACGGTCGTCTTTCCCGATGCGGATGTGAAATTCTACCTCGACGCCCTCCCGGAGGAGAGGGCGAGGAGGCGACACCAGGAGCTTGTCGGGAAAGGCCTCTCGGTCGGTTTCGAGGAGACCCTGCGGGAAGTGACCGAGAGGGACCGGAGCGATATGAGCCGATCCCATTCACCCCTTCGAAAAGCCGATGATGCCTACCTGATCGACTCCACCGACCGTTCGGTAGAGGAGGTTGTGGAGGTGATGGTCCGCGTGATTCACGAAAAGCGAGGGTCGGGTGAAGCTGCTCATCGCTAA
- a CDS encoding metal-dependent transcriptional regulator — MKHDESHRSKGPHRRGQGDPQAFHPDRIDEVLELIWTLREKGISGLDQLLAEVNDLEARSILRQMVKDDLFELKDNRVLLKDRGEEKAREIIRRHRLTERLLSEIFEMSEEEVEMEACKLEHILSPGVTDSVCTFLGHPPTCIHGKPIPRGECCAKFKKEVPPLVIPLLDLGLGEEGRIVFIAPRSHPRLHRLSALGIVPGSVVRMHQKNPSYVLQIGETTLALDEEVIKDIYVKRGSKGVG, encoded by the coding sequence ATGAAGCACGACGAATCCCATCGAAGCAAAGGGCCCCATCGAAGGGGACAGGGAGATCCGCAGGCCTTCCATCCTGACCGGATCGATGAGGTCCTCGAACTCATCTGGACGTTGAGGGAGAAAGGGATCTCCGGCCTCGATCAGCTTCTGGCAGAGGTCAACGACCTCGAAGCCCGATCGATCCTCCGACAGATGGTCAAAGATGACCTCTTTGAACTCAAAGACAACCGGGTCCTCTTAAAGGACCGGGGAGAGGAAAAGGCGAGGGAGATCATCCGCCGCCATCGTCTGACCGAACGACTCCTCTCGGAGATCTTCGAGATGTCGGAGGAAGAGGTGGAGATGGAGGCCTGCAAATTGGAGCATATCCTCAGTCCCGGGGTGACCGACAGCGTCTGTACCTTTCTCGGCCACCCTCCCACCTGTATCCATGGCAAGCCAATTCCGAGGGGGGAGTGTTGTGCCAAATTTAAGAAGGAGGTGCCTCCCCTGGTCATCCCCCTCTTAGACCTGGGGTTGGGCGAGGAGGGGCGGATCGTCTTCATCGCACCCAGGTCCCACCCGCGGCTCCACCGATTGAGCGCCCTGGGCATCGTTCCGGGAAGCGTGGTGCGGATGCATCAGAAGAACCCTTCTTATGTGCTCCAGATTGGAGAGACGACCCTGGCCCTCGATGAGGAGGTGATTAAGGACATCTATGTGAAGAGGGGTTCTAAAGGGGTGGGTTAA